A stretch of Pyrenophora tritici-repentis strain M4 chromosome 7, whole genome shotgun sequence DNA encodes these proteins:
- a CDS encoding NUC1, DNA-RNA endonuclease G, NUC1 — MSKLTFAIVAAGSAAAGAAATAVLYSGKKESFASTPSVTTTTTTVTGRAGSGVGSSVPVIPSPAATVRSPLVDPNGLFQYGFPGPVNDLRPAASLTSSYDRRTRNPSWVAEHITPESLAQNKADRKHSVFVEDITIPEMFRAKLKDYFRSGYDRGHQVPAADAKWSQEAMDATFALSNMCPQVGDGFNRDYWAHFEDFCRRLTHSYPSVRVVTGPLYLPKREADGKWRVSYEVIGSPPNVAVPTHFYKVIFAEDGKLGGKVALGAFVLPNAVIPSHKPLTDFEVPLEAVERASGLEFATKLSPERRKRLCQEVNCSVFVREFAQKQKSAGKM; from the coding sequence ATGTCAAAACTCACCTTCGCAATCGTCGCTGCTGGCAGTGCAGCAGCCGGCGCAGCGGCGACGGCGGTACTGTACTCGGGGAAGAAGGAGAGCTTTGCGTCGACACCATCTGTtaccacaaccacaaccacgGTAACTGGTCGCGCGGGATCTGGAGTAGGATCCTCTGTTCCTGTAATTCCCTCACCCGCGGCTACAGTCCGAAGTCCTCTTGTAGACCCCAACGGCCTCTTCCAATATGGCTTCCCAGGCCCGGTCAACGACCTCCGCCCCGCCGCCTCGCTCACATCATCCTACGATCGACGAACGCGAAATCCATCATGGGTTGCCGAGCACATTACGCCCGAGTCGCTAGCACAAAACAAAGCCGACCGAAAGCACAGCGTCTTCGTCGAGGATATCACAATTCCGGAAATGTTCCGTGCAAAGCTCAAGGACTACTTCCGAAGTGGTTATGACCGAGGTCACCAAGTGCCCGCTGCAGATGCAAAGTGGAGTCAGGAAGCCATGGACGCTACTTTTGCGCTGAGCAACATGTGCCCCCAAGTAGGCGATGGCTTCAACCGTGACTACTGGGCACACTTTGAAGACTTCTGCCGCAGACTCACGCACTCGTACCCCTCTGTGCGCGTCGTGACTGGACCTCTATATCTCCCCAAGCGCGAGGCCGACGGCAAATGGCGCGTCTCGTACGAAGTCATTGGCTCACCACCCAACGTCGCCGTACCCACACACTTCTACAAGGTTATATTCGCCGAAGATGGAAAGCTGGGCGGCAAGGTAGCATTGGGTGCCTTTGTACTGCCAAATGCCGTCATTCCGAGCCACAAGCCCTTGACAGACTTTGAGGTACCGCTAGAGGCCGTAGAGAGGGCGAGTGGACTGGAGTTTGCGACCAAGTTGAGCCCggagaggaggaagaggctGTGCCAAGAGGTCAATTGCAGTGTCTTTGTTAGGGAATTTGCCCAGAAGCAGAAGTCGGCGGGTAAGATGTAA
- a CDS encoding zf-Tim10-DDP domain containing protein gives MDSLGGMSSYPSDPKTAVMRQVQQEAAMQNARMLVEKLNEHCFERCVPKPGTSLSKGEENCFTACMEKYMSAWNTVSKQYVGRIQRESAAVGNQGL, from the exons ATGGACTCATTAGGCGGCATGTCATCTTACCCCAGCGACCCGAAGACGGCGGTGATGCGTCAGGTGCAGCAAGAAGCTGCCATGCAGAATGCGCGCATGCTTGTTGAG AAACTCAATGAACACTGCTTCGAGCGCTGCGTCCCCAAGCCCGGTACCTCACTCTCAAAAGGCGAAGAAAACTGCTTCACAGCATGCATGGAGAAATATATGAGCGCATGGAACACAGTCAGCAAACAGTACGTTGGGAGGATACAGCGCGAGAGTGCGGCTGTGGGTAACCAGGGCTTGTAA
- a CDS encoding Lectin-leg domain containing protein: MQSRWWDFGGDTIIRTDKYIRLASDKPSRDGWLFSRVPLTATNWEITFEFKIHGQGNLYGDGFAMWLTKQRAQPGNVFGHTDKFEGLGLFFDTYKNNRPGTVFPYIMAMNGDGNTAYDKDNDGKSNEIAGCSARGIRNAQVATKARLTYFQEQYLRLELQYKSEDEWTQCFEIPNFKVPPVAYLGFSAETGELSDNHDIISVRSMNLYKRTPGAAPASGTAGGKTASSTYRGKSDSSGGSWTWFFMKIVLFGLAITGGYVGYTIYRTRQRDRF, from the exons ATGCAAAGCCGCTGGTGGGATTTTGGCGGAGACACCATTATTCGAACTGATAAGTACATTCGACTCGCTTCGGATAAGCCCTCTCGCGATGGCTGGTTGTTTTCCCGAGTGCCGCTCACAGCTACCAACTGGGAG ATCACATTCGAGTTCAAGATCCACGGACAGGGGAACCTTTACGGCGATGGTTTTGCCATGTGGCTCACCAAGCAGCGTGCACAACCAGGAAATGTCTTTGGCCATACGGACAAGTTTGAGGGCCTCGGTCTTTTCTTCGATACCTACAAGAACAACCGCCCAGGCACTGTGTTTCCTTATATCATGGCCATGAACGGTGATGGAAACACAGCCTACGACAAGGACAACGATGGCAAGTCCAATGAGATCGCTGGATGCTCT GCCCGTGGTATTCGCAACGCCCAAGTCGCGACCAAAGCCCGCCTCACCTACTTCCAAGAGCAATATCTTCGTCTTGAACTCCAATACAAGTCCGAGGACGAATGGACACAATGCTTCGAGATCCCCAACTTCAAAGTCCCGCCCGTCGCCTACTTGGGCTTCTCCGCCGAAACTGGTGAACTCTCCGACAACCACGACATCATCAGTGTCAGGTCGATGAACCTTTACAAGAGAACCCCTGGCGCCGCCCCGGCCTCGGGAACCGCAGGCGGCAAGACCGCTTCATCTACGTATCGGGGAAAGAGCGACAGCAGCGGTGGAAGCTGGACGTGGTTCTTCATGAAGATTGTCCTATTCGGTCTGGCCATCACTGGTGGATATGTTGGCTACACTATCTACAGGACGAGGCAAAGAGACCGTTTCTAG
- a CDS encoding Tyrosinase domain containing protein — MAPTNLRALYALLVSLSLLSVLCAAGPVEDLLAKCRPIMDAHVAKSQTCTKDKVQIRREWGDLPVSNRHAYINAVKCLINRPSKLRDCPGCRNRYDDFVAMHMKRTGDIHFTGSFLSAHRLYTTAFEHALQTECGYNGTQPYWNWGRFADNIDANPLFDGSNSSISGQGQHQEHPSNRWRPAGKGGGCIASGPFVGLQVNLGPIDLADGADKIPKNSRRDGLGYNPRCVKRDLTSYLTTRFTHPQQIADFITKHKDIKSFQDDFQAFNGMHSVGHLTISGDPGSDIPFWFHHAMVDLVWALWQCQDFEHRQQVMAGPAHRDGPGPQQTLNDTIDFDVVNIGRPYKLKELMSTVDGPFCYLYE; from the exons ATGGCACCTACCAACCTCAGGGCGTTGTACGCCCTCCTTGTGTCGCTATCGCTACTATCTGTACTCTGTGCCGCAGGCCCAGTGGAAGACCTACTCGCAAAATGCCGCCCCATCATGGATGCGCATGTCGCAAAGTCGCAAACATGCACAAAAGATAAAGTCCAAATACGACGAGAATG GGGCGACCTCCCCGTCTCTAACAGACACGCCTACATCAACGCCGTAAAATGTCTAATTAATCGCCCATCTAAACTCCGAGACTGTCCCGGCTGCCGGAATCGCTACGACGACTTCGTAGCCATGCACATGAAAAGAACGGGCGACATCCATTTCACAGGAAGCTTTCTGTCTGCTCACAGACTTTATACCACGGCATTCGAGCACGCGTTGCAGACCGAGTGCGGATACAATGGTACACAGCCGTACTGGAACTGGGGCCGATTCGCAGATAACATAGACGCAAATCCACTGTTCGATGGGAGTAATAGTAGCATCAGTGGCCAGGGCCAACACCAAGAACATCCGTCTAATCGCTGGAGGCCGGCGGGCAAGGGAGGCGGGTGTATCGCTAGTGGGCCGTTTGTAGGATTGCAGGTTAACCTGGG ACCCATAGACCTTGCGGATGGCGCGGATAAAATACCCAAGAACTCTCGTCGAGACGGCCTGGGATATAACCCTCGCTGCGTCAAGCGCGACCTGACCAGCTACCTGACCACTCGGTTTACCCATCCCCAACAAATCGCCGATTTCATTACGAAGCACAAGGATATCAAATCGTTTCAAGACGACTTCCAGGCTTTCAATGGTATGCACTCGGTAGGGCATCTGACGATTTCAGGGGATCCGGGCAGTGATAT ACCTTTTTGGTTTCACCATGCCATGGTTGACCTCGTTTGGGCCCTTTGGCAGTGTCAGGACTTTGAACACAGACAGCAGGTTATGGCGGGTCCTGCACACAGGGACGGTCCTGGACCTCAACAGACTCTGAATGATACGATTGATTTCGATGTGGTTAACATAGGAAGGCCTTATAAGCTCAAGGAGCTGATGAGCACAGTCGATGGGCCATTTTGCTATCTGTATGAATGA
- a CDS encoding NOC3: MSRVPAPKRRRLSPPEDGARANGATEDHKAKFLKNAAKWDLEQDYETRPRKLKKQKENKRLPVKTTEGWVAAAPTAQDVKDEESDSFLGSGSENEEVADSDVEEVEEQKPKIPARQQILEAKEELARIASLVNEDPEEHIGALKTLQALADSENITVKKLALATQVSIFKDIIPGYRIRPLSEEKMQEKISKEVKKLRQFEQKLVSSYEAYIKHLAKLAKSSGSNNEQIASLATVAISCACNLLNSVPHFNFRGEILKILVGKLSMRKVDADFVRCREAMESLFENDEDGNAALEAVTMLTKMMKSRNYHFDESVLNTFLHLRLLSEFSQKASYHSVDKAEQPMVNGKKLKQKREFRTKRTRKELKEKKAIEKEFKEADAAVSHEERDRMQAETLKMVFVAYFRILKARSPKLMGAVLEGLARYAHLINQDFFGDILEALRDIIATAELTAAASIEEDEDASDDDDDNEAPDPLNPDIELSSKSLHLPDPNAATSHADTAKINVQTTIVLLIRSLSSILLPAASIRAVPPLRVAAFAKQLMSISLHLPEKSCTAMLGLLNRITKTHGKKVAPLWNTEERRGDGVFDTLKAEIEGSNPFAATVWEGEILRSHFAPSVREAVGGVERNVLEASK; this comes from the exons ATGTCCCGAGTACCGGCTccgaagagaagaagattgTCGCCGCCGGAAGATGGTGCGCGTGCGAATGGAGCGACAGAGGACCACAAGGCAAAGTTTCTGAAGAATGCGGCCAAATGGGATCTTGAGCAAGACTATGAGACGCGGCCGCGCAAGCTGAAAAAACAAAAGGAGAATAAGAGATTACCAGTCAAGACGACGGAAGGATGGGTAGCGGCGGCGCCCACGGCACAGGATGTCAAGGACGAAGAGTCGGATAGTTTTCTAGGATCTGGAAGCGAGAATGAAGAAGTCGCCGATTCGGACGTCGAAGAAGTTGAGGAACAGAAGCCCAAGATACCCGCGCGGCAACAGATACTCGAGGCGAAGGAAGAGCTTGCCAGGATAGCGAGTTTAGTCAATGAGGACCCGGAGGAGCATATTGGGGCGCTCAAGACGCTGCAGGCGCTTGCGGACTCGGAGAACATTACGGTCAAGAAGCTGGCACTAGCGACGCAAGTTTCCATTTTCAAGGACATCATTCCAGGGTACAGGATACGGCCGTTGTCGGAAGAGAAGATGCAAGAGAAGATTTCAAAGGAGGTCAAGAAGCTACGGCAATTTGAGCAGAAGCTGGTTTCGAGTTATGAGGCATACATCAAGCATCTAGCAAAACTGGCAAAATCCAGTGGATCGAACAACGAGCAGATTGCTAGTTTAGCAACTGTTGCTATTAGTTGCGCCTGCAACTTGTTGAACTCGGTACCGCACTTCAACTTTCGCGGAGAAATACTAAAGATCTTGGTCGGAAAACTAAGCATGAGAAAGGTGGATGCCGACTTTGTGCGATGTAGGGAGGCGATGGAGTCGCTGTTTGAGAACGACGAGGATGGCAATGCTGCGCTGGAAGCTGTCACCATGCTcacgaagatgatgaagagTCGGAATTACCATTTCGATGAAAGTGTGCTGAACACCTTCTTACATCTGCGACTGTTATCCGAGTTCTCCCAAAAAGCTTCCTACCATTCCGTCGACAAGGCGGAGCAACCAATGGTCAATGGCAAGAAGCTAAAGCAGAAGCGCGAGTTCAGGACGAAGCGGACACGAAAAGAGTtgaaagagaagaaggcAATTGAGAAAGAATTCAAGGAAGCAGACGCAGCTGTAAGCCACGAAGAGCGCGACAGGATGCAAGCCGAGACACTCAAAATGGTCTTTGTAGCCTACTTCAGAATCCTCAAAGCCCGCTCTCCAAAGCTCATGGGCGCCGTGCTAGAAGGTCTGGCACGCTACGCACACCTAATCAACCAAGACTTCTTCGGTGACATCCTAGAAGCCCTACGCGACATCATCGCAACCGCCGAACTCACAGCCGCCGCCTCCAttgaagaagatgaagacgcctccgatgacgatgacgacaATGAAGCCCCGGACC CCCTAAACCCAGATATCGAACTCAGCTCCAAATCTCTCCATCTCCCGGACCCCAATGCCGCAACCTCGCATGCCGACACGGCCAAAATTAACGTCCAAACTACCATTGTTCTCCTCATCCGGTCGCTATCCTCTATCCTTCTGCCTGCTGCTTCCATCCGCGCCGTCCCGCCCCTGCGCGTCGCTGCATTTGCTAAACAACTCATGTCCATCTCGCTGCATCTGCCGGAGAAGTCGTGCACGGCGATGTTGGGACTGCTCAACCGCATCACAAAGACGCATGGCAAGAAGGTGGCGCCGCTGTGGAATACAGAGGAGAGGAGAGGCGACGGTGTGTTTGATACGCTCAAGGCGGAGATTGAGGGTAGTAATCCTTTTGCCGCGACGGTTTGGGAGGGCGAGATTCTAAGGAGTCATTTTGCGCCTAGTGTTAGGGAGGCTGTTGGAGGTGTGGAGAGGAATGTGCTTGAGGCTAGTAAATAA
- a CDS encoding ribosome biogenesis protein NIP7 — protein sequence MRPLTEPETKVLFEKLATYCGKGISNLIADPTGGNDRNVFRVQGSRCYYVRESLANLATSVARDNLLSLGICLGKFTKTGKFRLHITALSVIAPHARYKVWVKQNGEMPFLYGGNVLKAHVGRWSEDCPEHQGVVVLSMNDTPLGFGVSARSTAEARKLDPTGIVTFRQADIGEYLREEDTLFTT from the exons ATGCGTCCCCTCACAGAACCAGAGACTAAAGTCCTCTTCGAGAAACTCGCTACATACTGCGGAAAAGGTATATCGAACCTCATTGCCGACCCAACTGGCGGCAACGATCGCAATGTCTTCCGCGTACAG GGCTCCCGCTGCTACTACGTGCGCGAATCCCTCGCCAACCTCGCCACAAGCGTCGCCCGCGACAACCTCCTCAGTCTAGGAATCTGCCTGGGGAAATTCACAAAAACAGGAAAATTCCGCCTCCATATCACCGCGCTCAGTGTAATCGCCCCGCACGCCCGCTACAAGGTCTGGGTTAAGCAGAATGGCGAGATGCCATTTTTGTACGGCGGCAATGTGTTGAAGGCGCACGTGGGGAGGTGGAGCGAGGACTGTCCTGAACATCAGGGTGTTGTGGTGTTGAGTATGAATGATACACCGCTG GGATTCGGAGTAAGTGCGAGATCGACGGCTGAGGCGCGCAAGTTGGATCCTACGGGTATTGTGACGTTTAGACAAGCGGATATTGGCGAGTATCTGAGAGAGGAAGATACCTTGTTTACGACTTGA
- a CDS encoding pre-splicing factor ISY1, whose translation MARNSEKAHSMLFRFRAAQAAEAGIIDISRTRRPKLITAVNQIPVCEKWRGQVLKEISRKVTKIQDEALSDYQIRDLNDEINKLMREKHMWESQIRNLGGPNYMRGGRVLDEEGREVPGGGKGYRYFGRAKDLPGVKELFERQSRPEDDMDKGREKRSELRQKVDAGYYGYNLDEEDGTLLAYEKAKEKEAWDNFMLLDDDLTDKPSKAQREWMEIPGDAGDGVRWRVPTLEEVNNELVERRRRKLLEKLG comes from the coding sequence ATGGCACGAAACTCGGAGAAGGCGCACTCGATGCTCTTCCGCTTCCGCGCAGCTCAAGCTGCCGAGGCTGGAATCATCGACATCTCACGCACCCGCCGCCCCAAGCTCATCACAGCCGTCAACCAGATCCCCGTGTGCGAAAAGTGGCGCGGCCAGGTCCTCAAGGAGATCTCGCGCAAGGTGACCAAAATCCAGGATGAAGCCCTTTCAGACTACCAAATCCGTGACCTCAATGACGAGATCAACAAACTCATGAGGGAAAAACACATGTGGGAGAGCCAGATCAGGAATCTGGGTGGGCCTAATTACATGAGAGGTGGGCGGGTACTGGACGAGGAGGGACGCGAGGTTCCGGGAGGAGGCAAGGGATACCGATATTTTGGACGAGCAAAAGACCTGCCGGGTGTAAAAGAGCTGTTTGAGAGGCAGAGCAGACCAGAGGATGACATGGACAAGGGCCGCGAGAAGAGGAGCGAACTCAGGCAAAAGGTGGATGCGGGCTACTATGGCTACAACCTGGACGAAGAGGACGGCACACTGCTCGCATACGAGAAGgcgaaggagaaggaggcaTGGGATAACTTCATGCTACTCGACGACGATCTCACCGACAAACCTAGCAAGGCGCAGAGAGAATGGATGGAGATACCAGGCGACGCGGGTGATGGCGTGCGGTGGCGCGTACCCACACTCGAAGAAGTCAACAACGAGCTCGTGGAACGCAGGCGAAGGAAGCTCCTCGAGAAGCTCGGCTGA